AATCCGGGATTTGGTCaaaattgagaattttcctgaactattaTGGCAGAGCCCAGGAAAAAGTCTCGATTTTGGACGATTTTGGGgtataccggaagtacgcaataaaaaaacatgaaatcgaccccaaatttgaCGACactcacgaatatgtggttcttttgtgcgtcaattaaatatttactgCACTACTGACTCATTTaaaaaccggaagtagccaATAACgcacaaattattaaaaaatctatCAACTATATTCAACTAACGCTATCCTATGACCCTAAGCGATATACGCAGCGTAAAAGTCCATATTTTCTTCActtagaaatgaaagaaggCTTTAGAtcatttgaaaaccaaaaGCCGCAAAAAGTAGTCAGCTCCTTAATTATTATAGCTATGCTAGTTGTTTTAACTATGAGAAAAGTAACGCAAAATTTATTTAAGGTTGGTTTGAAGAACACGTTATTTTCACGGTAGCCTAAAGTTCTATCACTTTATATTACTAATATATGGAATAAAATGGGTATACGCTAGGAAATTTTAGATGTCATGGAAGAATTCCTTGGGTCTTTGTTGAGGTGAACCAAGGTCTGTTTTCCAGGGAAGAGGCATTTCAATAACCGCTGAAATCTCCACAGATTTGGAATCTTCATCTATgatttttaaacataaaaacattATGTATGTTAAATAGTAACATATCTTAATGGTGTTTACAAGTTTGTGGATAAACAACGAACGAaattcctccttcttcttcgtaatcaatttcaattttttcttcctttttaacTTCATTaatatctgaaaaataatgtttaaatttaaaaatcaacattAGCTAGGTAAGTgccgaaaaaattaaagtaataaATTAGTTTACTGCTTTTAACGTAAGATAGTCCTCTTTCATTATCTAACACAACTGCCGGAACTCCTTGTCGCCGATTTCTCATTtcatgttgtgtgtgttgctgccaaattttattttgtcaacgTTATTTTGCTTGCTATAAtattaaattctaaaaaaaaaaaatacctcgCATGAAGTCTGTTTCTCCACTCGATGTTTATTAATATTAACTGCTTCAGATCCGGAAACTCTCTTTCGTTTAGAATTATTTCTCGAAATATAACTCGAGGAGGTTGAATGCCCGGCGACACACTAATAGATCATGAAATTAAATAGTAATTAGAATAAACCATGATGATTCCAAAAGACACGTGAAttagctctttttttcataaaataacTGCTCATTATTACTTTGCTTCGATGGGACATGCAAACGGCGTCGGGAAGCATATGATGAGTCTCGGCATCCCAGAGATCCTTCGTGGATGGTTTAAAATTGAGTTCTCCAAAATCAAGGTTGATTTCACCTTCACTAATGTCGAAAATATGGAgaaacagaaataattttaaaaatatttaaatgtttgtAATTGTGAGCGCATCATGTTTACTTTGAAGGCAGAAAATTTGCGGTAGTATCGTTCCTGAAAAAACTGGCAAAAGAATTTGTGCCTTGTACGGTCCAGCTAGAAGGATTGCGACGGGCAAACTCTACTGCATCTTGCATAGTCAACTTCGAGTATGTTTCCAGGATTTTGGGTTCGTGGTGTTTCTTTTCCCGAATCAAATAAGGACGAATGTAGGCGTAGTCAAACTGTTTGAATCTGTTAAAACATATGATTAATCAAGCTGTATCTGTGCTACATTCTATAATctacaaaaaagggaaataatctCACTTATCGCGAACTTTATTACTACtcaattgattcaaaatatCGACGACTCCGGCCATGGTATAATCAAGCATCTATTGAAATTAGTAAACTGgtgagttaaaaaaaattataataattaattaatagtAAAATACCTTTTCGTGAAGACGTTCgttcattgttttttcttgattttcttcgCGTTTTACTTTCAGAAATTCTACGAGCGGTTTCATAGTGATACCCtttgataaaaattcatttgtaagaaaacagaaatggatAAATTCATCTTGATTCACATACCTGAACAAACACCGTGAAAAAGACAACAGATATTGTTGCGGTAACAAAAAGCGGTTGGTGAGGGATGCGTTTCGGGTCGATGAGGAGGACTAAAGCGAAAGCGATTGCTCCACGCAACCCACCGTAAGACATGACAAATTTTTCCACCCTATTCAGCTGATGAAGACGGAAGTAGTTGGCGATTTCTGTCAATAGCACAACGCCTGCAAAGATAAATTTGATCTGTAGAATTATGAAGATGAACATGTagggaaattattattaccgaGAGCTCTGTACAgcgaacagaaaaaaatagtaagTCCAATGAAAGCAGTGTTCCATTCGTGATAATCATTGACGGTACTGATGCCTAAAAACATGAATATAATGGATTCGGAACCATTGCTAAGCACTTTCAAACCACATTTAACTGTGGTAAGTGACGTAGTTGACACGTTCTCTGCAACGTAATTCTTCATGGTTATTCCACAAAACATTATTCTGGTAAAAGATTAATTTCCGGTCaattattaacaaaataaccaaaattcaaacttgaCGAATGACTTACGAAAGAATTCCGGACATTTGGAACGCTTCTGCGTTTACATAAGCTACATAGctcataataaaaataaaaattggttcgATAACGAGAACACGGTGAGTATACTTGGTGACAAACCCGGTCAAGAAGCCCCAAAAGATGCCTATCATTGTTCCGCCCAAAGCCACGACTACGAAAGAGGCGAAACCGGATAAGACGTCACTAGCTTCAATGTTCTCTGGCCCAAGAGAGATGTAAGAGTCACACATGTTATAGAGAACCTAAATAAGGATATGATAGCGTCATCAGATTTTAACAATGAAATATTCGTACCACAGTAACAGCGTCGTTAAGCAAAGACTCTCCAAAGACGATAATGTAGAGCACTTTGTCTACGTGAATTTCCTCAAAAACGGCCAACACTGCAACAGGATCGACGGCAGATATAAGAGCTGAAAAAATTAGGGTTTCTAGAAGGGAGATTTGGAAACCATAGAGACCAGACAAACCGCATGCCCAAAGACTAATACCTTTTAATGAAACACATAAGATAATTAATTGTATAAATCAAATTATACtttcaactttctttttttacaaatctTACCAATGCAAACGGTGTTAAAAATAGTTCCCATGACGGCAAACAGGAGAATAGTGCCAAGGTGGTCGAAAAATGGCCTGTTCGGCATAAAGAAGCCGGCATCAAATATGATGGGAGGCAAcatacagaagaagaagatggttgaCGACAGTGGTGACAATACAGTAGTGTTTGTTATGTAGAAGATTATCCCCACAAAAATACCGGTAAGGATCAAACAGCAGGATTCAGGAACTACAGTGAGAAGTTTTGGCCAACCACTGAGCACTGATAAAACATGGAAGTAGATAGCAAGGTTAGCAGCACCCAAGTGAAATAATGCTCCATGTACTTTAGTTAGTTTATGTGATTACTTAATTTCATGATGCATGTGCCAAACACCCACATAGCAATGACAAATGGTACAGCCACTCTTGGAAAATTTGGTTTAGCAATGGGTATTTGAGGTCGGATTGTTGGCAAGGCTTGAGTATCATCTGGAAAAGGAGAGCTTCTGAGTTCACTGACATCATTGATTTTctctagaaaattttttttttttataattcagAAAGAATATGTAATGAATGGAACTTGttaataaaagatgaattaTTAAGATACCAGTTTACCTGTTTGGGAAGGGATTTTCCATTCATTTGATTTATCATCTTCtttcgtctcttttgtttcagttGTTAAAGCATTACCTACAGTCTGCTGTGATGTTTGGCAAtaatgaaatatgaaaaacattgAGAATAAAATATAACAAGAGGCTTTTAATTTCCTCATTGTAAATTGAATGCAGAAAGTTTGTTCTAGTGAAATTCACAAGATTAAAGCGCTTGTGTTGTTGTCTTAGGAAATCTGCAAAACGCCGAAGGATTTACAAGCTGGAATCATTTTAGCGAATTCTCCATCGACATTGACTAGTTACATGCACAAAATTGTGAATTTAAACTAGCGaggattaaacaaaaaaaaaataacataacgAACATGTCGATCAGTAACAGACAGTGTCatcaatgttttgttttgttgttctgcACATTAAGCCATAGCCATCTATGGGTAGGGAACTGTACTTTGACAAATTGATCGACGGAAATAATACAATGACGACCGATCTGCCAACAACCGATCCACCAAGTCACCAACTACTCCTGCTGAACATTCAGAGAATTCGACCCTAGATCGCATCTATCAATCACACAAGATTCTAacacttattttttaaattccaatgCTTCTCTTTAGTCATGGTTACCATATCTTAATGCTCGGCTCCATGTTCACATCATTTCGACAgtattcaacaaaatttcggACAATGGATTCGATTCGTTCAGGAAGAAATCGATGCCTTTCTGGCTCACATTAGAACAACCGTGAAACTTTAACTTGGTCAAATACTTGAAACTGTTTTTAGTGCAAACTTCCTCAATCATCTGGTCATCAAGcgtaaaacaattttctatGGAAACCACTGTAAGAGCAGGGGAAGACAAAAGCAATAGCAACAATTTGCGAGAAATAGTAAatcgagaaaaataagaatacaGAGAGATTTCTTCCAGCATCCTTAACGGAAATACTGCCTTTGGAGAACAAAGAGAAGAGTGGACGCAATCATCTACCACATGTTCAGGAGTATTTTCCCCATCGGTACTTTTTATAACAAGTCGCAAACGGCGAACATTCGGGCAGCACTCGATGATAAGAGAGACTTCTATACTCGTTAATTCCATCCTTAAATATAACTCTTCTAGTGTAGGGCCACGAGCTTGTAGAAGAGGAATTACTCCGCCACGAACACCGATTGACGG
This region of Daphnia pulex isolate KAP4 chromosome 9, ASM2113471v1 genomic DNA includes:
- the LOC124202467 gene encoding probable Na(+)/H(+) antiporter nhx-9 isoform X1 gives rise to the protein MRKLKASCYILFSMFFIFHYCQTSQQTVGNALTTETKETKEDDKSNEWKIPSQTEKINDVSELRSSPFPDDTQALPTIRPQIPIAKPNFPRVAVPFVIAMWVFGTCIMKLMLSGWPKLLTVVPESCCLILTGIFVGIIFYITNTTVLSPLSSTIFFFCMLPPIIFDAGFFMPNRPFFDHLGTILLFAVMGTIFNTVCIGISLWACGLSGLYGFQISLLETLIFSALISAVDPVAVLAVFEEIHVDKVLYIIVFGESLLNDAVTVVLYNMCDSYISLGPENIEASDVLSGFASFVVVALGGTMIGIFWGFLTGFVTKYTHRVLVIEPIFIFIMSYVAYVNAEAFQMSGILSIMFCGITMKNYVAENVSTTSLTTVKCGLKVLSNGSESIIFMFLGISTVNDYHEWNTAFIGLTIFFCSLYRALGVVLLTEIANYFRLHQLNRVEKFVMSYGGLRGAIAFALVLLIDPKRIPHQPLFVTATISVVFFTVFVQGITMKPLVEFLKVKREENQEKTMNERLHEKMLDYTMAGVVDILNQLSSNKVRDKFKQFDYAYIRPYLIREKKHHEPKILETYSKLTMQDAVEFARRNPSSWTVQGTNSFASFFRNDTTANFLPSNEGEINLDFGELNFKPSTKDLWDAETHHMLPDAVCMSHRSKCVAGHSTSSSYISRNNSKRKRVSGSEAVNINKHRVEKQTSCEVQQHTQHEMRNRRQGVPAVVLDNERGLSYVKSNINEVKKEEKIEIDYEEEGGISFVVYPQTYEDSKSVEISAVIEMPLPWKTDLGSPQQRPKEFFHDI
- the LOC124202467 gene encoding probable Na(+)/H(+) antiporter nhx-9 isoform X2, encoding MRKLKASCYILFSMFFIFHYCQTSQQTVGNALTTETKETKEDDKSNEWKIPSQTEKINDVSELRSSPFPDDTQALPTIRPQIPIAKPNFPRVAVPFVIAMWVFGTCIMKLMLSGWPKLLTVVPESCCLILTGIFVGIIFYITNTTVLSPLSSTIFFFCMLPPIIFDAGFFMPNRPFFDHLGTILLFAVMGTIFNTVCIGISLWACGLSGLYGFQISLLETLIFSALISAVDPVAVLAVFEEIHVDKVLYIIVFGESLLNDAVTVVLYNMCDSYISLGPENIEASDVLSGFASFVVVALGGTMIGIFWGFLTGFVTKYTHRVLVIEPIFIFIMSYVAYVNAEAFQMSGILSIMFCGITMKNYVAENVSTTSLTTVKCGLKVLSNGSESIIFMFLGISTVNDYHEWNTAFIGLTIFFCSLYRALGVVLLTEIANYFRLHQLNRVEKFVMSYGGLRGAIAFALVLLIDPKRIPHQPLFVTATISVVFFTVFVQGITMKPLVEFLKVKREENQEKTMNERLHEKMLDYTMAGVVDILNQLSSNKVRDKFKQFDYAYIRPYLIREKKHHEPKILETYSKLTMQDAVEFARRNPSSWTVQGTNSFASFFRNDTTANFLPSNEGEINLDFGELNFKPSTKDLWDAETHHMLPDAVCMSHRSKCVAGHSTSSSYISRNNSKRKRVSGSEAVNINKHRVEKQTSCEQHTQHEMRNRRQGVPAVVLDNERGLSYVKSNINEVKKEEKIEIDYEEEGGISFVVYPQTYEDSKSVEISAVIEMPLPWKTDLGSPQQRPKEFFHDI